The following are encoded together in the Prionailurus viverrinus isolate Anna chromosome B3, UM_Priviv_1.0, whole genome shotgun sequence genome:
- the LOC125168303 gene encoding olfactory receptor 4L1 translates to MDLKNGSVVTEFILLGFSGQWELQIFFFVTFSLIYSATVLGNVLIMVTVTFSSTLHSPMYFLLGNLSFLDMCLSTVTTPKMITDLLSEHKIISIWGCMTQMFFMHFFGGAEMTLLIAMAFDRYVAICKPLHYRTIMSHRLLSGFMILSWIIGFIHTMSQMVLTVNLPFCGPNVIDNIFCDLPLVIKLACMETYTLELFVIADSGLLSFICFILLLVSYIVILITVQQKSSGGLSKALSTLSAHMIVVTLFFGPCIFIYAWPFNSFSGNKVLAVFYTVFTPLLNPIIYTLRNQKMKEAMRKLQFQNVIST, encoded by the coding sequence ATGGATCTTAAAAATGGATCTGTAGTGACTGAGTTTATTTTACTAGGATTTTCTGGACAATGGGAacttcagattttcttctttgtaacatTCTCCTTAATCTACAGTGCTACTGTGTTGGGGAATGTTCTCATTATGGTCACAGTGACATTTAGTTCCACCCTTCATTCTCCCATGTACTTCCTCCTTGGAAACCTCTCTTTTTTGGACATGTGTCTCTCCACAGTCACCACACCCAAGATGATCACAGACTTACTCAGTGAACACAAGATCATCTCCATATGGGGCTGCATGACTCAGATGTTCTTTATGCACTTCTTTGGGGGTGCTGAGATGACTCTTTTGATAGCTATGGCCTTTGACAGATATGTAGCCATATGTAAACCCCTGCACTACAGGACAATCATGAGCCACAGGCTGTTGAGTGGGTTTATGATACTTTCATGGATAATTGGTTTTATACACACCATGAGCCAGATGGTATTAACAGTAAACTTGCCTTTCTGTGGCCCCAATGTCATAGACAATATATTTTGTGACCTTCCCCTTGTGATTAAGCTTGCTTGTATGGAAACATATACCCTGGAATTATTTGTCATTGCTGATAGTGGGCTGCTCTCATTCATCTGTTTCATCCTCCTTCTTGTCTCCTACATTGTCATCCTGATCACCGTACAACAAAAATCATCGGGAGGTCTCTCCAAGGCACTGTCCACACTGTCTGCACACATGATTGTGGTCACTCTGTTCTTTGGACCTTGTATTTTTATCTATGCCTGGCCATTCAATAGCTTCTCAGGAAATAAAGTCCTTGCTGTATTTTACACTGTTTTCACACCCTTACTAAATCCTATTATTTATACCctgagaaatcagaaaatgaaagaggCCATGAGAAAATTACAGTTCCAAAATGTTATCTCCACATAG